In the Rhizobium sp. CB3090 genome, one interval contains:
- a CDS encoding MoxR family ATPase, whose amino-acid sequence MPDRHHALSLPSSIDETIALLGAHDYLAGRALGTVLFLALKMKRPLFLEGEAGVGKTEIAKVLSKALDRPLIRLQCYEGLDVSSAVYEWNYPAQMLEIRLAEASGLTDRDRIEADIFSERYLIRRPVLQALSNTGGRAPVFLIDELDRTDEAFEAFLLEVLSDFQVTVPELGTIRAAEPPIVIITTNRTREVHDALKRRCLYHWVDYPEAEQELDIIRRKVPGCNEALSRQIVAYVQKLRTLDLFKNPGVAETIDWATALTELDRLALDPETISDTLGTLLKYQDDIARIKGGEGKRVLDEVKSELLATG is encoded by the coding sequence ATGCCTGATCGTCATCACGCACTTTCGCTGCCGAGTTCGATCGACGAAACAATAGCCTTGCTCGGTGCCCACGATTATCTCGCGGGGCGTGCCCTCGGTACGGTATTGTTTCTGGCGCTGAAAATGAAACGGCCGCTCTTTCTCGAGGGCGAGGCCGGTGTCGGCAAGACCGAGATCGCCAAGGTTCTGTCGAAGGCGCTCGACCGGCCGCTGATCCGCTTGCAATGTTATGAAGGCCTCGACGTTTCCTCCGCCGTTTATGAATGGAACTATCCGGCACAAATGCTGGAAATCCGCCTTGCCGAGGCGTCGGGACTTACCGATCGGGACCGCATAGAGGCCGATATCTTTTCCGAACGCTATCTCATCCGCCGGCCCGTGCTGCAGGCTTTGTCGAACACAGGCGGCCGCGCGCCGGTATTCCTGATCGACGAACTGGACCGCACCGATGAAGCGTTCGAAGCTTTTCTCCTCGAAGTGCTCTCGGATTTCCAGGTGACCGTCCCCGAACTCGGAACCATCCGCGCCGCCGAGCCCCCCATCGTCATCATCACCACCAACCGCACCCGCGAGGTGCACGATGCTCTGAAGCGGCGCTGCCTCTACCATTGGGTCGACTACCCCGAGGCGGAGCAAGAGCTCGATATCATCCGCCGCAAGGTGCCCGGCTGCAACGAGGCGCTGTCGCGCCAGATCGTCGCCTATGTGCAGAAGCTGCGCACACTCGACCTCTTCAAAAATCCCGGCGTCGCCGAAACCATCGACTGGGCGACGGCGCTGACCGAACTCGATCGGCTGGCGCTCGATCCCGAAACGATTTCCGATACGCTCGGCACCCTGCTGAAATACCAGGACGATATCGCCCGCATCAAGGGCGGCGAGGGCAAACGGGTGCTGGACGAGGTCAAATCCGAACTGCTGGCGACAGGATGA
- a CDS encoding flavin reductase: protein MTKTREAIVLDKQRMDPVLYRDAMSRYAGHVQLVTTALGNERRGVTITAACSVSDNPATILICLNNNNAKNDIFFKSGIFALNALGAHHQALADAFSGKTNLTNDERFAMGKFDTLVTGAPVLADALAAFDCRVTEIKRASTHNIIFGEVVAVHFDETMPALLYMNRDYHTL from the coding sequence ATGACGAAAACGAGGGAAGCAATCGTGCTGGACAAGCAGCGTATGGATCCGGTGCTCTATCGCGACGCCATGAGCCGCTATGCGGGGCATGTGCAGCTAGTGACCACGGCGCTTGGCAATGAACGGCGCGGGGTAACGATCACGGCCGCCTGCTCGGTCTCGGACAATCCCGCCACGATCCTGATCTGCCTTAACAATAACAACGCCAAGAACGACATCTTCTTCAAAAGCGGCATCTTTGCCCTGAACGCACTGGGCGCCCATCATCAGGCGCTCGCCGACGCTTTTTCCGGCAAGACGAATTTGACCAATGACGAGCGTTTCGCCATGGGCAAGTTCGATACGCTGGTGACCGGCGCCCCGGTGCTAGCCGACGCGCTGGCCGCCTTCGATTGCCGCGTCACCGAAATCAAGCGCGCTTCCACGCATAACATTATCTTCGGCGAAGTCGTAGCCGTGCATTTCGATGAAACAATGCCGGCGCTGCTCTATATGAACCGGGACTATCACACGCTATAA